A single region of the Streptomyces vilmorinianum genome encodes:
- a CDS encoding DUF6777 domain-containing protein, which translates to MTSHPPSGRPSVPPSGPPSGPLSGPSARPGSAGPPPPSGPPYDGSGGGSGGPGGPGGSGGGGAGGPGERGGGGGGPWWRSVPKVASATAVLVAAVALVVVLTRPDGNGGDSGAGGGEVFLQNASAAGPDPFTKSTARTADTSQSPAPLPSPTRSAEANATRSVSGSAPGLYGGTRNTASCDVEQQIRYLADEPAKNAAFASVLGIPATEVAGHLRALTPLQLRVDTRVTNHGFRGGSPTSYQAVLQAGTAVLVDDHGVPRVRCACGNPLKPPVAQKDPKPVGTAWTGYRPTQVVVVAPSVTVVNIFVVYDPENDGWFARKPGDTGQQDKPTAPPTAPPSPSVSDSLTESPPTAPPSPVPCVTITGTETPTPSNGVTPTPCPSDTPSSPAPASPDSPSPPSEPATDGTATDGTTTDGTTGGTTGGSASAESPQTGDGSPFSPGSAPDAPPQPGPDWAAWPDEADGEDGEDGADDFVDALEAQPVF; encoded by the coding sequence GTGACTTCCCACCCGCCGTCCGGCCGTCCCTCGGTTCCCCCTTCAGGTCCGCCCTCGGGTCCTCTCTCGGGCCCGAGCGCCCGCCCCGGGTCCGCCGGTCCCCCGCCACCCTCCGGCCCGCCGTACGACGGCTCGGGGGGCGGTTCCGGCGGTCCCGGCGGTCCCGGCGGCTCCGGCGGTGGGGGAGCCGGCGGCCCCGGTGAGCGCGGTGGAGGCGGAGGCGGCCCCTGGTGGCGCTCCGTCCCCAAGGTCGCGTCGGCCACCGCCGTACTGGTCGCGGCCGTTGCCCTGGTCGTCGTGCTCACCCGCCCGGACGGCAACGGCGGTGACAGCGGCGCAGGCGGCGGCGAGGTGTTCCTGCAGAACGCCTCCGCCGCGGGCCCCGACCCGTTCACCAAGTCGACGGCCCGTACCGCCGACACCTCGCAGTCGCCCGCGCCCCTGCCCAGCCCGACCAGGTCCGCGGAGGCCAACGCCACGCGCAGCGTGTCCGGTTCCGCGCCGGGTCTGTACGGCGGTACGCGCAACACGGCGAGTTGCGACGTCGAGCAGCAGATCCGCTATCTGGCGGACGAGCCCGCCAAGAACGCGGCCTTCGCCTCCGTGCTCGGCATCCCGGCCACCGAGGTCGCCGGCCATCTGCGCGCCCTGACGCCACTTCAGCTCCGGGTCGACACCCGTGTGACCAACCACGGCTTCCGGGGCGGCTCCCCCACCTCGTACCAGGCGGTCCTCCAGGCCGGTACGGCCGTACTCGTCGACGACCACGGGGTGCCCCGGGTGCGCTGCGCCTGCGGCAATCCGCTGAAGCCGCCGGTCGCCCAGAAGGACCCGAAGCCGGTGGGCACCGCGTGGACCGGCTACCGGCCTACCCAGGTGGTCGTCGTCGCGCCCTCGGTGACCGTCGTGAACATCTTCGTCGTGTACGACCCCGAGAACGACGGCTGGTTCGCCCGCAAGCCGGGCGACACGGGGCAGCAGGACAAGCCGACCGCCCCGCCGACGGCTCCCCCGTCGCCCTCCGTCTCCGACTCGCTGACGGAGTCTCCGCCGACGGCGCCGCCCTCGCCCGTACCGTGCGTGACGATCACCGGCACCGAGACCCCCACGCCCAGCAACGGCGTCACGCCGACGCCGTGTCCCTCGGACACACCCTCGTCGCCGGCCCCGGCGTCACCCGACTCGCCGAGTCCGCCGTCGGAGCCGGCGACGGACGGCACGGCCACGGACGGGACGACGACCGACGGGACGACGGGCGGCACGACGGGCGGGTCGGCCTCGGCGGAGAGCCCGCAGACCGGCGACGGCTCTCCGTTCTCCCCCGGGTCGGCGCCCGACGCGCCGCCGCAGCCCGGGCCGGACTGGGCGGCCTGGCCGGACGAGGCGGACGGCGAGGACGGCGAGGACGGCGCGGACGACTTCGTGGACGCCCTGGAAGCTCAGCCCGTCTTCTGA
- a CDS encoding ABC transporter substrate-binding protein: protein MITLNRRRWTQRFGAFALAAALTAGLTACGGESGDKKPSSASSDAKAEAGFPRTIEHDKGKTVLKAKPKRIVALDNSLVEAVIALDRPLVGGIGSYRDQKGFPSYLGDAVRDTKDVGPLESPNLEQIALLKPDLIVSATVRHDELYEKLSQIAPTVFVKTTGPIWKENVGLLGKALGEEKAATEQISAYETRAKKVGDAINAKAGKPTASVVRFLDGPTRIYLPATFTGIILSDMGIARPANQQDPKEFNIEISEEQIAQADADVIFYTTFSGGEERRTKFLANPLWQRLKAVKSGQVYEVKDEIWMTSVSLQGAHMVLDDMARLFKVDAAKA from the coding sequence GTGATCACCCTCAACAGGCGCCGCTGGACCCAGCGGTTCGGCGCTTTCGCCCTCGCGGCCGCTCTGACCGCGGGGCTCACCGCGTGCGGTGGCGAGAGCGGCGACAAGAAGCCGAGCTCCGCCTCCTCCGACGCCAAGGCGGAAGCGGGCTTCCCCCGCACGATCGAGCACGACAAGGGCAAGACCGTCCTGAAGGCCAAGCCGAAGCGGATCGTCGCCCTCGACAACAGTCTCGTCGAGGCCGTCATCGCCCTCGACCGGCCGCTGGTCGGCGGCATCGGCTCGTACCGCGACCAGAAGGGCTTCCCGTCCTACCTGGGCGACGCCGTCAGGGACACCAAGGACGTCGGCCCGCTGGAGAGCCCGAACCTGGAGCAGATCGCGCTGCTCAAGCCGGACCTGATCGTCTCCGCGACCGTCCGTCACGACGAACTGTACGAGAAGCTCAGCCAGATCGCGCCGACCGTCTTCGTGAAGACCACCGGCCCGATCTGGAAGGAGAACGTCGGTCTGCTCGGCAAGGCGCTGGGCGAGGAGAAGGCGGCGACCGAGCAGATCAGCGCCTACGAGACCCGCGCCAAGAAGGTCGGCGACGCGATCAACGCCAAGGCGGGCAAGCCCACCGCCTCCGTCGTCCGCTTCCTCGACGGCCCGACCCGTATCTACCTGCCGGCCACGTTCACCGGCATCATCCTCTCGGACATGGGCATCGCCCGGCCTGCCAACCAGCAGGACCCGAAGGAGTTCAACATCGAGATCAGCGAGGAGCAGATCGCGCAGGCGGATGCCGACGTGATCTTCTACACGACGTTCTCGGGCGGCGAGGAGCGCAGGACCAAGTTCCTGGCGAACCCGCTGTGGCAGCGGCTGAAGGCCGTCAAGTCCGGCCAGGTGTACGAGGTGAAGGACGAGATCTGGATGACCTCGGTCTCCCTCCAGGGCGCCCACATGGTCCTCGACGACATGGCCCGCCTCTTCAAGGTCGACGCCGCCAAGGCGTGA
- a CDS encoding streptophobe family protein, with protein sequence MSSQLPTTARPATGAGQLARHWGEALAAVLAGFLAMAFVAALGLWAAGAADLPGGFVSVVAAVVVMAAGGQIDLSGDAGALAGTNAELTAMPLTVTLVGALVTGFAFLRPLRHHAVARTRDLLARVARTVLLWLAALAGLSALARHDFRISVGGGESQDPMSDLFGELLDAADPTVGFRTLLGPTLLFGLLWILGVLLMALLVSRRTPLPPRLVRYHAAVRPAASAMLLLLLAYVAVGLVIGIVVAATKGHAAETLAVVLLGLPNVTWLALGVGIGGSWEGTVEGPFGLPMPQILDSVLRTDTAGLSTVDLSSLASYDSRAWWLLPVAAVLVLAVAFVAAVRSPAGTPLWRHALHLGIAFALTMLVVAPVTLVEARFGLSILGIGDLESLGGEVLLRPHVWRTAGLALLWGLVAGLLGGLLASGVRHRGEVDTEAVSPPRPGSTPPR encoded by the coding sequence GTGAGCAGTCAGCTCCCCACCACCGCCCGACCGGCCACCGGTGCCGGCCAACTCGCCCGCCACTGGGGCGAGGCCCTGGCCGCCGTCCTCGCCGGATTCCTCGCGATGGCCTTCGTCGCGGCGCTCGGCCTCTGGGCCGCGGGCGCCGCCGACCTGCCCGGAGGGTTCGTCAGCGTCGTCGCCGCGGTCGTCGTCATGGCCGCGGGCGGACAGATCGACCTCTCCGGCGACGCCGGCGCCCTCGCCGGCACGAACGCCGAACTCACCGCCATGCCACTGACCGTCACCCTGGTGGGCGCACTGGTCACCGGCTTCGCCTTCCTGCGCCCGCTGCGCCACCACGCCGTCGCCCGTACCCGCGATCTCCTCGCCCGGGTCGCCCGTACCGTGCTGCTCTGGCTGGCCGCGCTCGCCGGCCTCTCCGCCCTCGCCCGGCACGACTTCCGCATCTCGGTCGGCGGCGGCGAGAGCCAGGACCCGATGTCCGACCTCTTCGGCGAACTTCTCGACGCGGCCGACCCCACCGTCGGCTTCCGCACCCTCCTCGGCCCCACCCTGCTCTTCGGGCTCCTGTGGATCCTCGGCGTCCTCCTGATGGCCCTGCTGGTCTCCCGCCGCACCCCGCTCCCGCCCCGGCTCGTGCGCTATCACGCGGCCGTACGCCCGGCCGCCTCCGCGATGCTGCTCCTGCTGCTCGCGTACGTGGCCGTCGGCCTGGTCATCGGGATCGTCGTGGCGGCCACCAAGGGCCACGCGGCCGAAACCCTCGCCGTGGTCCTGCTCGGCCTGCCCAACGTCACCTGGCTCGCCCTCGGCGTCGGCATCGGAGGCTCCTGGGAGGGCACCGTCGAAGGGCCGTTCGGGCTGCCCATGCCCCAGATCCTCGACTCGGTGCTGCGCACCGACACCGCGGGCCTGTCCACCGTGGACCTCTCCTCCCTCGCCTCGTACGACTCCCGGGCCTGGTGGCTCCTGCCCGTGGCGGCCGTCCTCGTCCTCGCGGTGGCCTTCGTGGCCGCCGTGCGCTCGCCGGCCGGTACGCCGCTCTGGCGGCACGCCCTCCACCTGGGGATCGCCTTCGCCCTGACCATGCTGGTCGTCGCCCCGGTCACGCTCGTCGAGGCGCGCTTCGGGCTGTCCATCCTCGGCATCGGCGATCTCGAATCCCTCGGCGGCGAGGTCCTCCTGCGCCCCCACGTCTGGAGGACGGCCGGACTCGCCCTGCTCTGGGGTCTCGTGGCCGGCCTCCTCGGCGGGCTGCTGGCCTCCGGCGTCCGCCACCGCGGCGAGGTGGACACCGAGGCCGTCTCGCCGCCCCGTCCGGGCTCCACGCCGCCGCGCTGA
- a CDS encoding FBP domain-containing protein, with the protein MEPLTDKQIRSSFVNCTKGEASRLRLPLDFAELPWEELDFLGWVDPGAPLRAHVVVPREDGPLGITLRVPATGRTSAVKTSLCQVCLTGHASSGVTLLAAPLAGSRGREGNTVGVYLCADLACSLYVRGKRQPRLRAARHEESLTVDERIQRTMTNLNAFLDKVTAG; encoded by the coding sequence GTGGAACCACTCACCGACAAACAGATCCGCTCGTCGTTCGTGAACTGCACGAAGGGCGAGGCAAGCAGGCTCCGGCTCCCGCTGGACTTCGCCGAACTCCCCTGGGAGGAGCTCGACTTCCTCGGCTGGGTCGATCCGGGCGCGCCGCTGCGCGCCCATGTCGTCGTTCCCCGCGAGGACGGTCCGCTCGGCATCACCCTGCGCGTGCCCGCCACGGGCCGCACCAGCGCGGTCAAGACCAGCCTGTGCCAGGTCTGCCTGACGGGCCACGCCTCCTCGGGTGTGACCCTGCTCGCGGCGCCGCTCGCCGGCAGCCGCGGACGCGAGGGGAACACGGTCGGCGTCTATCTCTGCGCCGACCTGGCCTGTTCCCTCTACGTCCGCGGCAAGCGGCAGCCCAGGCTGCGGGCCGCCCGCCACGAGGAGTCACTGACCGTCGACGAGCGGATCCAGCGGACGATGACCAACCTCAACGCCTTCCTCGACAAGGTGACGGCCGGCTAG
- a CDS encoding acyl-CoA dehydrogenase family protein, which yields MKSSPVHPFDLLAIDGLLTDEEREIRRTVRAMADRELRPHVAGWFEQGAVPARELARALGGVGVLGMHLEGYGCAGTNAVAYGLACLELEAVDSGLRSLVSVQGSLAMYAIWKYGSEEQKQQWLPGMAAGEYIGCFGLTEPDAGSDPGAMRTRAKREGDDWVLNGTKMWITNGSVADVAVVWARTDEGVRGFLVPAGTRGFSAPEIKQKLSLRASVTSELVLEDVRLPADAMLPAARGLSGPLGCLNEARFGIVFGALGAARDCLETAIAYAGDRVVFERSLASYQLTQAKLADMSLELGKGMLLALHLGRLKDAGTLTPEQVSVGKLNNVREAIAIARECRTILGANGITLEYPVMRHANNLESVLTYEGTSEVHSLVVGKALTGEAAFR from the coding sequence GTGAAGTCGTCGCCCGTCCACCCCTTCGATCTGCTGGCGATCGACGGTCTGCTGACCGACGAGGAGCGCGAGATCCGCCGGACCGTCCGGGCCATGGCGGATCGCGAACTGCGCCCCCATGTGGCCGGTTGGTTCGAGCAGGGCGCCGTCCCCGCCCGCGAACTCGCCCGCGCCCTCGGCGGTGTCGGTGTCCTCGGCATGCACCTGGAGGGCTACGGCTGCGCGGGCACCAACGCCGTCGCGTACGGTCTGGCCTGCCTGGAGCTGGAGGCCGTCGACTCGGGCCTGCGCAGCCTGGTCTCCGTCCAGGGCTCGCTCGCGATGTACGCGATCTGGAAGTACGGCTCGGAGGAGCAGAAGCAGCAGTGGCTTCCCGGCATGGCGGCCGGCGAGTACATCGGATGCTTCGGGCTCACCGAGCCGGACGCGGGATCGGATCCCGGAGCCATGCGGACCCGCGCCAAGCGGGAGGGCGACGACTGGGTGCTCAACGGCACCAAGATGTGGATCACCAACGGATCGGTCGCCGACGTCGCCGTCGTCTGGGCCCGGACGGACGAAGGGGTCCGCGGCTTCCTGGTGCCGGCCGGCACCCGCGGTTTCAGCGCCCCCGAGATCAAGCAGAAGCTGTCGCTGCGGGCGAGCGTGACCAGTGAACTGGTCCTGGAGGACGTACGGCTGCCGGCCGACGCGATGCTCCCGGCGGCGCGCGGTCTGTCCGGCCCGCTCGGGTGCCTCAACGAGGCCCGCTTCGGGATCGTGTTCGGCGCCCTCGGCGCCGCCCGCGACTGCCTGGAGACCGCGATCGCGTACGCCGGCGACCGCGTCGTCTTCGAACGCTCCCTCGCCTCCTACCAGTTGACGCAAGCGAAGCTCGCGGACATGTCCCTGGAGCTCGGCAAGGGCATGCTGCTCGCCCTCCACCTGGGCCGGCTCAAGGACGCCGGCACGCTCACGCCCGAGCAGGTCAGCGTGGGCAAGCTGAACAACGTACGGGAGGCGATCGCCATCGCCCGCGAGTGCCGCACGATCCTGGGCGCCAACGGCATCACCCTGGAGTACCCCGTGATGCGCCACGCCAACAACCTGGAGTCGGTGCTCACCTACGAGGGCACGAGCGAGGTCCACTCCCTGGTCGTCGGCAAGGCGCTCACGGGCGAGGCGGCCTTCCGCTGA
- a CDS encoding FecCD family ABC transporter permease — translation MTRIELGPVGVRIRPRVALTAGALALAAFAGLVASVSLGTFAIPVPDVLGALLGTGGGDADLIVRELRLPRALTALLVGVAFGVAGAVYQAVTRNQLASPDLIGISAGAGAGAVGAILLGGVTAAGAGSFGAVPVGALAGALATAAVIYLLAYRGGTVTGYRFVLVGIAANGALAALTRWMLARADIDQASRAMVWLTGSLNGRGYEHVQWASLALLVLVPLTLALARPYQLLQFDDDTAKGLGIPLHRARIGLLILATCLAALATAAAGPIAFIALGAPQIARRLAGTAGVPLVLSGLTGAALLLLADLVGRLLFSPVELPVGIITAAVGAPYLLLLLARANRSGQGG, via the coding sequence ATGACCCGCATCGAACTCGGGCCCGTCGGCGTACGGATACGGCCCCGGGTCGCCCTCACCGCCGGAGCGCTCGCGCTCGCGGCCTTCGCCGGCCTCGTCGCCTCCGTCTCCCTCGGTACGTTCGCGATACCCGTCCCCGACGTCCTCGGCGCCCTCCTGGGCACCGGAGGGGGCGACGCCGACCTGATCGTGCGCGAACTGCGGCTGCCCCGTGCCCTGACCGCCCTCCTCGTGGGCGTCGCCTTCGGCGTGGCCGGCGCCGTCTACCAGGCCGTCACCCGCAACCAGCTCGCCAGCCCCGACCTCATCGGCATCTCCGCCGGAGCCGGCGCGGGAGCCGTCGGCGCCATCCTCCTCGGCGGGGTCACCGCCGCCGGCGCGGGCAGCTTCGGCGCCGTCCCCGTCGGGGCGCTCGCCGGAGCCCTCGCCACCGCCGCCGTGATCTACCTTCTCGCCTACCGCGGCGGCACCGTCACCGGCTACAGATTCGTCCTCGTCGGCATCGCCGCCAACGGAGCCCTCGCCGCCCTCACCCGCTGGATGCTCGCCCGCGCCGACATCGACCAGGCCTCCCGCGCCATGGTCTGGCTCACCGGCAGCCTCAACGGCCGCGGCTACGAGCACGTCCAGTGGGCCTCACTCGCCCTCCTCGTCCTCGTACCCCTCACGCTCGCCCTCGCCAGGCCCTACCAACTCCTGCAGTTCGACGACGACACGGCCAAGGGCCTCGGCATCCCGCTGCACCGCGCCAGGATCGGCCTGCTGATCCTCGCGACCTGCCTCGCCGCGCTCGCCACCGCCGCGGCCGGTCCCATCGCCTTCATCGCCCTCGGCGCCCCGCAGATCGCCCGCCGGCTCGCCGGCACCGCGGGCGTCCCGCTGGTCCTCAGCGGACTGACCGGCGCCGCCCTGCTCCTCCTCGCCGACCTCGTCGGACGGCTGCTCTTCTCACCCGTCGAACTGCCCGTCGGCATCATCACCGCCGCCGTCGGCGCCCCCTACCTTCTGCTGCTGCTCGCCCGCGCCAACCGCTCGGGACAGGGAGGCTGA
- a CDS encoding ABC transporter ATP-binding protein → MTATTTATGGTALTGTGLHLGYGDRTVAENLDLDLPAGKVTALVGPNACGKSTALRALARLLRPTAGAVHLDAEDIAGLPARELALKLALLPQSPAAPEGITVRDLVARGRTPHQRWWRQWSSADDAVVDRALEATGTTELAGRGLDELSGGQRQRVWIAMALAQDTAVLLLDEPTTYLDLAHQVDVLELVAELNRADGRTVVMVLHELNLACRYADHLVAMRDGRVVAAGPPTEIVTPELVRDVFDLPAAVITCPVAGTPLVIPEGGRRPRGTARPSQKTG, encoded by the coding sequence ATGACCGCCACGACCACCGCCACCGGCGGCACGGCCCTCACGGGTACCGGCCTCCACCTCGGCTACGGCGACCGCACCGTCGCCGAGAACCTCGACCTCGACCTCCCCGCGGGCAAGGTCACCGCCCTCGTCGGCCCCAACGCCTGCGGCAAGTCCACCGCCCTGCGCGCCCTGGCCCGCCTGCTCAGGCCCACCGCGGGCGCGGTCCACCTCGACGCCGAGGACATCGCCGGGCTTCCGGCCCGCGAACTCGCCCTGAAACTGGCCCTCCTGCCGCAGAGCCCGGCCGCGCCCGAGGGCATCACCGTCCGGGACCTGGTCGCCCGCGGCCGGACCCCGCACCAGCGGTGGTGGCGTCAGTGGTCCTCCGCGGACGACGCCGTCGTCGACCGTGCCCTGGAGGCCACCGGCACCACGGAACTCGCCGGGCGCGGCCTGGACGAGCTCTCCGGAGGCCAGCGCCAACGCGTCTGGATCGCCATGGCCCTGGCCCAGGACACCGCCGTCCTGCTCCTGGACGAGCCCACGACCTATCTCGACCTCGCCCACCAGGTCGACGTCCTCGAACTCGTCGCCGAACTCAACCGCGCCGACGGCCGTACGGTCGTGATGGTGCTGCACGAGCTGAATCTGGCGTGCCGTTACGCCGACCACCTCGTCGCCATGCGGGACGGGCGGGTCGTCGCCGCCGGGCCGCCCACCGAGATCGTCACGCCCGAGCTGGTCCGCGACGTGTTCGACCTGCCGGCCGCCGTCATCACGTGCCCGGTGGCCGGCACGCCGCTCGTCATCCCGGAGGGCGGGCGCCGGCCGCGGGGCACGGCCCGTCCGAGTCAGAAGACGGGCTGA
- a CDS encoding FecCD family ABC transporter permease encodes MKSSAATAATTPPPGPPPRSAPARRGGVLVPLALTVLLALALCASLAIGTKSVPLGDVLAALGGSTDGDAVVVRELRMPRTLLGLLAGLALGAAGAVAQDITRNPLGDPGLIGVSAGAAFAVAAGIGMFGLTSSYEYVWFAFVGGALAGLLAYAVGGSGHGGATPAKLALAGAAVTVLLEAFTNALVLLDVRTLDQYRSWAVGSLAGRDAGLGVQILPFVAAGLVLALALGGRLNALALGDDLAATLGTKVVATRALGALAVIVLTGAAVAACGPVTFVGLVVPHVVRAFTGPDARRLVPCSALGGAILLLGADVVGRMVARPGELQAGVVTALIGAPFLALLVKRGKLKEHTR; translated from the coding sequence GTGAAGTCCTCGGCGGCGACCGCCGCCACCACACCCCCGCCGGGTCCGCCGCCCCGCTCCGCACCCGCGCGCCGGGGCGGAGTTCTCGTGCCGCTCGCCCTCACCGTCCTGCTCGCGCTCGCCCTCTGCGCCTCGCTCGCCATCGGCACCAAGTCCGTGCCCCTCGGCGACGTGCTCGCCGCGCTCGGCGGCTCGACGGACGGAGACGCCGTCGTCGTACGGGAGTTGCGCATGCCGCGCACCCTGCTCGGGCTGCTCGCCGGCCTCGCGCTCGGTGCCGCGGGAGCGGTCGCCCAGGACATCACCCGCAACCCGCTCGGAGACCCCGGACTCATCGGTGTCAGCGCCGGAGCGGCCTTCGCCGTCGCTGCCGGCATCGGCATGTTCGGACTCACGAGCTCGTACGAGTACGTCTGGTTCGCCTTCGTCGGCGGCGCCCTCGCCGGGCTCCTCGCGTACGCGGTCGGCGGCTCCGGCCACGGCGGCGCCACCCCGGCCAAACTCGCCCTCGCCGGCGCGGCGGTGACGGTCCTGCTCGAAGCGTTCACGAACGCCCTCGTGCTGCTCGACGTCCGCACCCTCGACCAGTACCGCTCCTGGGCCGTCGGCTCGCTCGCCGGACGCGACGCCGGACTCGGCGTCCAGATCCTGCCGTTCGTCGCCGCGGGACTCGTCCTCGCGCTCGCCCTCGGCGGACGGCTCAACGCCCTCGCACTGGGCGACGACCTCGCCGCCACCCTCGGCACCAAGGTCGTCGCCACCCGGGCACTCGGCGCCCTCGCCGTCATCGTCCTCACCGGCGCGGCCGTCGCCGCCTGCGGCCCCGTCACCTTCGTCGGACTCGTCGTCCCGCACGTCGTCCGCGCCTTCACGGGCCCCGACGCCCGCCGCCTCGTGCCCTGTTCGGCGCTCGGCGGGGCGATCCTGCTGCTCGGCGCCGATGTCGTCGGCCGCATGGTCGCCCGCCCCGGGGAGCTCCAGGCCGGCGTCGTGACCGCGCTGATCGGCGCCCCCTTCCTGGCGCTTCTGGTCAAGCGCGGCAAGCTCAAGGAGCACACCCGATGA
- a CDS encoding serine/threonine-protein kinase — translation MAGAARDTDLPVGRESGLIGKQIAGYVVEAEIGRGGMAVVYRARDLRLDRTVALKLLAPELARNDTFRKRFAHESRVAAAIDHPHIVPVFEAGETEGVLYIAMRYVAGQDLRALLDREGALPPVKAGRIAVQVASALDAAHAHDLVHRDVKPGNILVAEGTDRDHPEHVYLTDFGLTKKSLSLTGLTTVGQFVGTLDYVAPEQISGKPVDGRCDVYSLACVVYETLTGVPPFRRDDDMALLWAHQYDPPPPLSSERPELAEAGDEVMAKALAKAPEERYGSCLEFVTTLRAALERGGPGPGGRDGPVAPEPPSAPPAPPAWARPVFREP, via the coding sequence ATGGCCGGCGCGGCCCGGGACACGGATCTGCCGGTCGGCCGGGAGTCGGGGCTCATCGGCAAGCAGATCGCGGGCTACGTGGTGGAGGCGGAGATCGGGCGCGGCGGGATGGCGGTCGTCTACCGGGCGCGTGACCTGCGGCTCGACCGGACGGTGGCGCTGAAGCTGCTCGCGCCCGAGCTGGCCCGTAACGACACGTTCCGCAAGCGGTTCGCGCACGAGTCGCGGGTGGCGGCGGCGATCGACCATCCGCACATCGTGCCGGTCTTCGAGGCGGGCGAGACGGAGGGCGTGCTGTACATCGCGATGCGGTACGTCGCCGGGCAGGATCTGCGGGCGCTGCTCGACCGGGAGGGCGCGCTGCCGCCGGTGAAGGCGGGCCGGATCGCCGTCCAGGTGGCGTCCGCGCTGGACGCGGCGCACGCGCACGATCTGGTGCACCGGGATGTGAAGCCGGGCAACATCCTGGTCGCCGAGGGCACTGACCGCGACCATCCGGAGCATGTCTATCTCACGGACTTCGGGCTGACGAAGAAGTCCCTGTCGCTGACCGGTCTGACGACCGTGGGGCAGTTCGTGGGCACGCTCGACTATGTGGCGCCCGAACAGATCTCGGGGAAGCCCGTGGACGGCCGGTGCGATGTGTACAGCCTGGCGTGCGTGGTCTACGAGACGCTGACCGGGGTGCCGCCGTTCCGTCGCGACGACGACATGGCGCTGCTCTGGGCCCATCAGTACGATCCGCCGCCGCCGTTGTCCTCGGAGCGGCCGGAGCTTGCGGAGGCGGGGGACGAGGTGATGGCGAAGGCCCTGGCGAAGGCGCCCGAGGAGCGCTACGGGAGTTGCCTCGAGTTCGTCACCACGCTGCGGGCGGCCCTGGAGCGGGGCGGCCCCGGTCCGGGCGGCCGTGACGGACCGGTCGCACCGGAACCTCCGTCGGCGCCCCCCGCGCCGCCCGCCTGGGCCCGGCCGGTGTTCCGGGAGCCTTAG